One genomic window of Candidatus Woesearchaeota archaeon includes the following:
- a CDS encoding flavohemoglobin expression-modulating QEGLA motif protein: MSQKKIDVKEFDKKFCDFIYKYGLDEEYEYFKLNYFDDKKNFFFKNDFCLPENFFEYSRSDLTDCESELISLKEELSFFKNEDFYFIYSEKISELEFLINLIHNISLEDFKNYSLKIYGHTNFVFFLLAKFVCLNGLIFRKRKKMFLNENEMLSVFYSYLNSNNMSGWSVEISSDMVGDARISKVEMKIYIRKKDRYVVDDVISLLYHEVGVHVRRFQEGKKSLEIFSVGLAFYDELEEGLATYYEFRKSFLFDTLYSSALKYLAVYYAERFDFETVFRKTKKFCNDLDLVFHYVVRAKRGTNGVGAYTKDAIYFSGFVKFLFLRPFYRLRGLSWKSFMLFKFGFRYICIFRSLKRIYIKYANK; this comes from the coding sequence ATGAGTCAAAAAAAAATTGATGTAAAGGAATTTGATAAAAAATTTTGTGATTTTATTTACAAATATGGTTTGGATGAAGAATATGAATATTTTAAATTAAATTATTTTGATGATAAGAAGAATTTTTTTTTTAAGAATGATTTTTGTTTACCGGAAAACTTTTTTGAGTATTCTCGTAGTGACCTCACTGACTGCGAATCTGAATTAATAAGTCTTAAAGAAGAATTATCTTTTTTTAAGAATGAAGATTTTTATTTTATTTATTCTGAAAAAATTTCAGAATTGGAATTTTTAATTAATTTAATTCATAATATTTCTTTAGAAGATTTTAAGAATTATTCTTTAAAAATTTATGGTCATACGAATTTTGTGTTTTTTTTGTTGGCTAAGTTTGTTTGTTTAAATGGTTTGATTTTTAGAAAAAGAAAAAAGATGTTTTTGAATGAGAACGAGATGCTTAGTGTGTTTTATTCTTATCTTAATTCTAATAATATGTCTGGTTGGTCTGTTGAAATTTCTAGCGATATGGTTGGTGATGCAAGAATTTCTAAAGTTGAAATGAAGATTTATATTAGAAAAAAAGATAGATATGTTGTTGATGATGTTATAAGTTTGCTTTATCATGAAGTGGGTGTTCATGTCAGAAGGTTTCAGGAGGGTAAGAAAAGTCTTGAAATTTTTTCTGTCGGTTTAGCATTTTATGATGAGCTCGAGGAAGGACTTGCTACTTATTATGAGTTCAGAAAAAGTTTTTTGTTTGACACCTTGTATAGTTCTGCTCTTAAATATTTAGCTGTTTATTATGCTGAAAGATTTGATTTTGAGACTGTTTTTAGGAAAACTAAAAAATTTTGTAATGATTTGGATCTTGTGTTTCATTATGTTGTGCGTGCAAAGAGAGGAACAAACGGTGTTGGTGCATATACTAAGGATGCGATTTATTTTTCTGGGTTTGTCAAGTTTTTATTTTTAAGGCCTTTTTACAGGCTTAGGGGGTTGTCGTGGAAATCTTTTATGCTTTTTAAATTTGGGTTTAGGTATATTTGTATTTTTAGGAGCCTTAAAAGAATTTATATTAAATATGCTAAT
- a CDS encoding ATP-grasp domain-containing protein, which yields MDIGLILRKKLDDVLLESEDQIEDYGHFKFLQDKGHNVVSYTPDSLNLDELKKKDFVFYFMYPFNRELSSYLSRFENDIFFINPPSKVLLSAPKTFEPNYFQEHLPEHFIYSNNDVGSLKKFLSKEKDLIIKPIEGTGGKGIVFFDKFKPVEEKLKDYLVMHSEYPQGYICEEFIENDGDKRVIVFNGDVLGSIGRVNKNTYVNNISSGGNYANLPLSSKEEFIVCAVAKKLKNMGVYFAGLDILSNHLIEVNTSAPGCTSIVKPLNVEAYDVLEKFHDNLMDLYESKKN from the coding sequence ATGGATATAGGTTTAATATTAAGAAAAAAATTGGATGATGTGTTATTGGAGTCTGAAGATCAAATAGAAGATTACGGTCATTTTAAATTTTTACAAGATAAAGGGCATAATGTTGTTTCTTATACTCCTGATTCGCTTAATTTAGACGAACTAAAGAAAAAAGATTTTGTGTTTTATTTTATGTATCCTTTTAACAGAGAATTAAGTTCTTATTTATCTCGTTTTGAAAATGATATTTTTTTTATTAATCCTCCAAGCAAAGTTTTGTTGTCTGCTCCTAAAACTTTCGAGCCAAATTATTTTCAAGAGCATCTTCCAGAACATTTTATTTATTCAAATAATGATGTTGGTTCTTTAAAAAAATTCTTATCTAAAGAAAAAGATTTGATAATAAAGCCTATTGAGGGTACTGGTGGGAAAGGAATTGTTTTTTTTGATAAGTTTAAACCTGTGGAAGAAAAGTTAAAAGATTATTTAGTGATGCATTCAGAATATCCTCAAGGATATATATGTGAAGAATTTATTGAAAATGATGGTGATAAAAGGGTTATTGTTTTTAACGGTGATGTTCTTGGCAGTATAGGGAGAGTAAATAAAAATACATATGTTAATAATATTTCTTCAGGAGGCAATTATGCTAATCTTCCTTTATCGTCAAAAGAAGAGTTTATTGTATGTGCTGTGGCTAAAAAATTAAAAAATATGGGTGTTTATTTTGCAGGACTTGATATTTTATCAAATCATTTAATAGAAGTTAATACTTCTGCACCTGGTTGTACGAGTATAGTTAAGCCTTTGAATGTGGAGGCGTATGATGTTTTAGAAAAATTTCATGACAATTTGATGGATTTGTATGAGTCAAAAAAAAATTGA
- a CDS encoding peptidase: MNLKKELSKFKPVQLESRFSELEKWEKEVVLKLVQVSKITSEIFFDQTYSKNKEAYIKVIEEGDIDKLKFFEFMKGPFNRIKHNESFVFGHKKPLGSNFYPEDMSKDEFEKHIKEHPEDKEKFTSEYTLIRRNKKGELIAIPYSEAYNEQLKKASDLLKETANISKDKTLKKYLSQLSESILKNDYFQSDCAWMDLNSKLEPLIGPYEVYEDELFGYKASFESVISIKDKKETEKLKHLEELMLEFDSYLPIKTPFPRKGKHSPTIVVNGIHSGGDCRAGIHFVAFNLPNDEKVRDLKGSKKVMFKNIMEAKFYYCSEPICKEVLKKEQHNLISFDSYFMHVVLHEISHGIGPGKIFNDQKETTVNKALKETYSTIEELKADICGVYSSFLLEEKKIMTKKEVKKLIACFLAMTYRSLRFGLNEAHAGSNLIILNYFKEKGNLIYDKKENNYAVNFECIKDTVKELVTEILTIQSNGDYKRAKQFMAKYKTVNGEIKNMLKKMKHIPTDINIKYELDEQ; this comes from the coding sequence ATGAATCTCAAAAAAGAACTATCAAAATTCAAACCAGTGCAATTAGAAAGCAGATTTTCAGAACTTGAGAAATGGGAAAAAGAAGTCGTTTTGAAACTTGTACAGGTTTCTAAAATCACAAGCGAAATATTCTTTGATCAAACATATTCAAAAAACAAAGAAGCATACATAAAAGTAATAGAAGAAGGAGACATAGACAAACTAAAATTCTTTGAATTCATGAAAGGACCATTTAACAGAATAAAACATAATGAATCTTTTGTTTTTGGACATAAAAAGCCGTTAGGATCAAACTTTTATCCAGAAGATATGTCAAAAGACGAATTTGAAAAACACATAAAAGAACATCCAGAAGACAAAGAAAAATTCACATCAGAATACACACTAATAAGAAGAAACAAAAAAGGAGAACTAATAGCAATTCCTTACTCAGAAGCATACAATGAACAATTAAAAAAAGCATCAGACTTACTAAAAGAAACAGCAAACATTTCTAAGGACAAAACTCTAAAAAAATACTTATCACAGTTAAGCGAATCAATTCTAAAAAATGATTACTTCCAATCAGACTGTGCTTGGATGGATTTGAATTCAAAACTCGAACCACTAATCGGACCATATGAAGTCTACGAAGATGAATTATTCGGATACAAAGCAAGCTTTGAATCAGTAATATCTATTAAGGATAAAAAAGAAACAGAAAAATTAAAACACCTAGAAGAACTAATGTTAGAATTTGATTCATACCTTCCAATAAAAACACCATTTCCAAGAAAAGGAAAACACTCACCGACAATAGTTGTGAATGGAATACACTCAGGAGGAGACTGCAGAGCAGGAATACACTTTGTCGCATTTAACTTACCAAACGATGAAAAAGTAAGAGACTTAAAAGGATCAAAAAAAGTAATGTTCAAAAACATAATGGAAGCAAAATTTTATTATTGTTCCGAGCCAATATGCAAAGAAGTACTAAAAAAAGAACAACACAACCTTATAAGTTTTGACTCTTATTTTATGCACGTTGTTTTACATGAAATAAGTCATGGAATCGGACCAGGAAAGATATTTAATGACCAAAAAGAAACAACTGTAAACAAAGCACTAAAAGAAACATACTCAACAATAGAAGAACTAAAAGCAGACATTTGCGGAGTATACTCCTCTTTTTTGCTAGAAGAGAAAAAAATCATGACAAAAAAAGAAGTTAAAAAATTAATCGCATGTTTTTTAGCAATGACATACAGATCTTTAAGATTCGGATTAAATGAAGCACATGCAGGATCAAACCTAATAATATTAAATTACTTCAAAGAAAAAGGAAACCTTATTTATGATAAAAAAGAAAATAATTACGCAGTGAACTTTGAATGTATAAAAGATACGGTAAAAGAATTAGTAACAGAAATTCTCACGATACAATCAAATGGAGACTACAAAAGAGCAAAACAATTCATGGCAAAATACAAAACTGTGAATGGAGAAATAAAAAATATGCTCAAAAAGATGAAACATATACCAACAGATATAAATATAAAATACGAATTAGATGAACAATGA
- a CDS encoding metallophosphoesterase, producing MKILIFTDLHAQFQYIEELKEKAKDVDLIISPGDHTLFGEGTKEFFDFLEAQNKPCLILHGNHESSKETKEQCEKHKNIEFIHKKYMHYNNILFIGHGGGGFTSRYPSFEKLSKEFSDAMKTAKKTILITHAPPINTKLDLVPGVGHVGSESYREFIEINQPNICVCGHIHEGFEKEDKIGKTRIINPGPKGKIIEI from the coding sequence ATGAAAATACTAATATTCACAGATTTACATGCCCAATTTCAATACATAGAAGAATTAAAAGAAAAAGCAAAAGATGTCGACTTAATAATAAGCCCTGGAGACCATACATTATTTGGAGAAGGAACAAAAGAATTCTTTGACTTTCTTGAAGCACAAAACAAACCTTGTTTAATACTGCATGGAAACCACGAATCAAGCAAAGAAACAAAAGAACAGTGCGAAAAACACAAAAACATAGAATTCATACACAAAAAATACATGCACTACAACAACATCTTATTCATAGGTCACGGCGGAGGAGGATTCACCTCTCGCTATCCAAGCTTTGAAAAATTAAGCAAAGAATTCTCAGATGCAATGAAAACAGCTAAAAAAACAATACTGATAACGCACGCACCACCAATAAACACGAAATTAGACTTAGTGCCCGGAGTAGGACATGTAGGATCTGAAAGTTATAGAGAATTCATAGAAATAAATCAACCAAACATATGTGTTTGCGGACACATACATGAAGGCTTTGAAAAAGAAGACAAAATAGGAAAAACAAGAATAATAAATCCCGGACCAAAAGGAAAAATAATAGAAATCTAA
- a CDS encoding AsnC family transcriptional regulator — MNLKLDKIDKRILYELDKNARIPDTKLARIAKKSKESIRYRIKKLQEQNIIKGFTIWVDPTKLGYNSAKIYLKLANKPEKKKEMINELKKEKKLFWLGTADGAWDLGLTYFVKNNREFYETKNKLFSKYKDIIIETRTAVLVSVHYSNKTYFYNTQNEWNTIFEKQENIIIEEIEKKILNELFQNSRINITEIARKHNSTTDIIRNRIKKLEKQKIISRYNAIIDHNNLGYEFFKTFLYFKNLSQKDETKLMEYSLQNEKIIHLVKQISPWDVELEIMCENYLEYNQIISELTQEFAEVINKIETAIMHEDHIFPSKKIIF; from the coding sequence ATGAACTTAAAACTAGACAAAATCGATAAAAGAATATTATATGAACTAGACAAAAATGCGAGAATACCAGATACAAAACTAGCAAGAATTGCAAAAAAAAGCAAAGAATCAATAAGATATAGAATAAAAAAATTACAAGAACAAAACATAATAAAAGGATTTACAATTTGGGTAGATCCCACAAAACTCGGATATAATTCAGCAAAGATTTATCTAAAATTAGCAAACAAACCAGAAAAAAAGAAAGAAATGATTAACGAATTAAAAAAAGAAAAAAAATTATTTTGGCTTGGAACCGCCGATGGCGCATGGGATTTAGGACTAACATACTTTGTAAAAAACAACAGAGAATTCTATGAAACAAAAAATAAACTTTTTTCAAAATACAAAGACATAATAATAGAAACCCGCACAGCAGTACTTGTAAGCGTACACTACTCAAACAAAACATATTTTTATAACACCCAAAACGAATGGAACACAATTTTTGAAAAACAGGAAAACATAATTATTGAAGAAATAGAAAAGAAAATACTAAATGAACTATTTCAAAACTCAAGAATAAACATAACAGAAATAGCAAGAAAACACAACAGCACAACAGACATAATAAGAAACAGAATAAAAAAATTAGAAAAACAAAAAATAATATCAAGATACAACGCAATAATAGATCACAACAACCTCGGATATGAATTCTTTAAAACGTTTCTCTATTTCAAAAACTTAAGCCAGAAAGATGAAACCAAATTAATGGAATATTCACTACAAAACGAAAAAATAATTCACCTCGTAAAACAAATAAGTCCTTGGGATGTAGAACTAGAAATAATGTGTGAAAACTACTTAGAATACAACCAAATAATATCAGAACTAACACAAGAATTCGCAGAAGTAATAAATAAAATTGAAACTGCAATAATGCATGAAGACCACATATTTCCAAGCAAAAAAATAATATTTTAA
- a CDS encoding ZIP family metal transporter — MNVLYPLLATISVSLISVLVAIPFLVKKSISKKVLLFLLSLSVGVLLSTVFINFLPEAISDKYTLGLAIYVLLGFFMMFVIEKFVHAHHDKKCERNASGHSHAYNLAPINLIGDGIHNFLDGLVIAGSFAFNASVGIAATISILFHEIPQEIADFGVLLYSGMSKKKALLFNFLSALSAILGTVVGIFLVTKLEGFTQFILPFAAGNFLYIASANLLPELHRHCKLKDTFIHLLAIFAGICIIILITLFGPGHIH, encoded by the coding sequence ATGAATGTATTATATCCTTTACTTGCAACCATTTCAGTTTCTTTAATATCTGTCTTAGTTGCTATTCCTTTTTTGGTCAAAAAATCTATATCTAAGAAAGTTCTTTTGTTTTTGTTAAGTTTGTCAGTTGGAGTTTTGCTATCTACAGTTTTCATAAATTTTTTGCCAGAAGCAATTTCTGATAAGTACACTTTGGGATTAGCAATTTATGTCTTATTGGGTTTTTTTATGATGTTTGTTATTGAAAAATTTGTTCATGCACATCATGATAAAAAATGCGAACGCAATGCATCTGGTCATAGTCATGCATATAATTTGGCTCCGATAAATTTAATCGGTGATGGAATTCATAATTTTTTAGATGGTCTTGTTATTGCAGGTTCATTTGCTTTTAATGCTAGTGTTGGGATTGCTGCGACGATATCTATATTATTTCATGAGATTCCTCAGGAAATAGCAGATTTTGGGGTTTTGCTTTATTCGGGCATGTCTAAGAAAAAAGCTTTATTGTTTAATTTTTTATCTGCTTTATCTGCTATTTTAGGAACTGTTGTCGGAATATTTTTGGTAACTAAATTAGAGGGGTTTACGCAATTTATCTTGCCTTTTGCAGCAGGTAATTTTTTGTATATTGCGTCTGCCAATCTTTTGCCTGAATTACATAGGCACTGCAAGTTAAAAGATACTTTTATTCATTTGCTAGCAATATTTGCAGGTATTTGCATTATAATTTTAATAACTTTATTTGGTCCAGGGCATATTCATTAA
- a CDS encoding transcriptional repressor has protein sequence MGRKNRNTKQKEKIQKEIAKINSFFSAEELYEKTKKKSPEIGIATIYRYLKEAKEKGELYTYSCDRKNIYSKGKKSHCHFECEKTGKIIHFELDNIEFLKNKIPGTITSFQLEVKGICKKCEIPKKN, from the coding sequence ATGGGAAGAAAAAATAGAAATACAAAACAAAAAGAAAAAATACAAAAAGAAATAGCAAAAATAAACTCTTTTTTTAGCGCAGAAGAACTATATGAAAAAACGAAAAAGAAAAGCCCGGAAATAGGAATCGCTACAATATATAGATACTTAAAAGAAGCAAAAGAAAAAGGAGAACTATACACATACTCTTGCGACAGAAAAAACATTTACTCAAAAGGAAAAAAAAGCCATTGTCATTTTGAATGCGAAAAAACAGGAAAAATAATACACTTTGAACTAGACAACATAGAATTTTTAAAAAACAAAATACCCGGAACAATAACAAGTTTTCAATTAGAAGTTAAAGGAATCTGCAAAAAATGCGAAATCCCTAAAAAAAATTAA
- the twy1 gene encoding 4-demethylwyosine synthase TYW1 — translation MENSMMSPLDIERMEKQQYRMVGTHSAVKTCGWTKKLLKGEGGCYKLKFYGIMSHQCMQMTTSISCANRCQFCWRDYKAPVSKDWKWEVNDPKFIFNGSIKAHNSLIEGFNGNPVVSKAVMEQARKVKHVALSLTGEPIIYPKINELLQIFNKEGISTFLVTNAQYWEQIRDLNPVTQLYLSIDAPNKHILKQIDVPLFSDYWERMLSSLDELKKKKDRTCIRLTIVKGVNDVEPENYAKLIEQGDPDFLEVKGYMFVGASMERLKKDNMPWHEEVVDFAKELAKCLDDYEIVSEHVPSRVVFLAKKKFKIDGMWKTWIDFNKWHELINSGIDFTTIDYLRKTPQTGLSGRKIKDEVEAKKLRAQRTRDNKMLAEEEGIFVNEDEDEIDFWKENVDDGSKDEDRGGGC, via the coding sequence ATGGAAAATTCAATGATGTCTCCTTTAGATATTGAAAGAATGGAAAAGCAACAGTATAGGATGGTTGGCACGCACAGTGCTGTTAAGACTTGTGGTTGGACTAAGAAGTTGTTGAAAGGAGAAGGTGGCTGTTATAAGTTGAAGTTCTACGGAATAATGAGTCATCAATGTATGCAGATGACGACAAGCATTAGTTGTGCGAATCGTTGTCAGTTTTGTTGGAGGGATTATAAGGCTCCTGTTAGTAAGGATTGGAAGTGGGAAGTTAATGATCCTAAATTTATTTTTAATGGTTCTATTAAGGCGCATAATTCTTTGATTGAGGGGTTTAATGGCAATCCTGTTGTTTCTAAAGCTGTAATGGAGCAGGCTAGAAAAGTTAAGCATGTAGCGCTTTCATTAACTGGCGAGCCAATTATTTATCCAAAAATAAATGAGCTTTTGCAAATATTCAATAAAGAGGGCATTTCAACTTTCTTAGTTACTAATGCTCAGTATTGGGAGCAGATTCGCGATTTGAATCCGGTAACTCAATTATATTTGTCAATTGATGCTCCTAATAAACATATTTTGAAACAAATTGATGTTCCTTTATTTTCCGATTATTGGGAGAGGATGCTTAGTTCTTTGGATGAGTTGAAAAAGAAAAAAGACAGAACTTGTATTAGGTTAACTATTGTGAAAGGTGTTAATGATGTTGAGCCTGAAAATTATGCTAAGTTGATAGAGCAGGGAGATCCTGATTTTTTGGAAGTTAAAGGATATATGTTTGTTGGGGCTTCTATGGAGAGGTTGAAGAAAGATAATATGCCTTGGCACGAAGAAGTTGTAGACTTTGCAAAGGAATTAGCTAAATGTCTTGATGATTATGAAATTGTTTCAGAGCATGTTCCTTCACGAGTTGTTTTTTTGGCTAAAAAGAAATTTAAGATTGATGGGATGTGGAAGACTTGGATTGATTTTAATAAATGGCATGAATTAATAAATTCAGGAATTGATTTTACAACAATTGATTATTTGAGAAAAACTCCTCAAACTGGTCTTAGCGGAAGAAAGATTAAAGATGAAGTTGAGGCTAAGAAGCTTAGAGCACAAAGAACTCGAGATAATAAGATGTTGGCCGAGGAAGAGGGTATTTTTGTTAATGAAGATGAGGATGAAATTGATTTTTGGAAGGAAAATGTTGATGATGGTTCTAAGGATGAGGATCGTGGTGGTGGTTGTTAA
- a CDS encoding nucleotidyl transferase AbiEii/AbiGii toxin family protein — MDVKEIRKDELLEIIAKTGFDYDLLVKDYYITILLYLMKDISGIYFKGGTALQLTLLDHARISEDIDFTLERPLKEVRTEVEKIIAESKLFGTITQDKDVDKFVRLVVPYKSILGDDQIFIDLNARGKLFLKPEMLEMKHFYPNIPKFSFPCLNREEMVAEKVAAAIGRNKPRDHYDIYQIIKHKLPINMKLVKKKCKESGDDPSILKMFNKAKTLHKRWNEDMLPLLVEEVSFQEVMQTLSLHFKFKVEKDKLKKN, encoded by the coding sequence ATGGATGTCAAAGAAATAAGAAAAGATGAATTACTTGAAATCATTGCTAAAACTGGGTTTGACTATGATCTATTGGTCAAAGATTACTACATCACAATCCTGCTTTACTTAATGAAAGATATTAGCGGAATTTATTTTAAAGGAGGTACTGCTTTGCAGTTGACTCTTTTAGATCATGCTCGTATTAGTGAAGATATTGATTTTACTCTTGAACGACCTTTGAAAGAAGTTCGAACAGAAGTAGAGAAAATTATTGCTGAATCTAAATTATTCGGAACAATTACTCAAGATAAAGATGTTGATAAGTTTGTCAGATTAGTTGTTCCTTACAAATCAATTCTTGGGGATGATCAAATCTTTATCGATCTTAATGCAAGAGGCAAATTATTTTTAAAACCAGAAATGTTAGAAATGAAACATTTTTATCCAAACATCCCCAAGTTTAGTTTCCCTTGTCTGAACCGCGAGGAGATGGTTGCTGAAAAAGTTGCTGCTGCAATTGGTAGGAATAAACCTAGAGATCATTATGATATTTATCAAATCATTAAACATAAACTACCCATAAACATGAAATTAGTTAAGAAAAAATGCAAGGAGTCTGGTGATGACCCTAGCATCTTGAAGATGTTTAATAAAGCGAAGACTTTGCATAAGCGTTGGAATGAAGATATGCTTCCTCTCTTGGTTGAAGAAGTTAGTTTTCAAGAAGTTATGCAAACACTTAGCTTACATTTTAAGTTTAAAGTTGAAAAAGACAAATTAAAAAAGAATTAA
- a CDS encoding DNA-directed RNA polymerase, which translates to MFYKVKVKDYIRIPPEKFEEELETAMIQQIKTKYEGHISQELGSVIDVSGIGDIKDGVIIPGDGATFYETEFELLTFIPEMQEVVPGIIKDIADFGAFITMGPTEGMIHISQTMNDYVSFSKDKALLGKESKKTLKVNDKCRARIISISYKDLSNPKIGLTMRQDGLGKEEWIEPDLDKTKTKKK; encoded by the coding sequence ATGTTTTACAAAGTAAAAGTTAAAGACTATATAAGAATACCACCAGAAAAATTCGAAGAAGAACTAGAAACCGCAATGATACAACAAATAAAAACAAAATACGAAGGACACATATCCCAAGAACTAGGATCTGTAATAGACGTATCAGGAATCGGAGATATCAAAGACGGAGTAATAATACCCGGAGACGGAGCAACATTTTACGAAACAGAATTTGAACTATTAACATTCATACCCGAAATGCAAGAAGTAGTTCCTGGAATAATAAAAGACATAGCAGACTTTGGAGCATTCATAACAATGGGCCCAACAGAAGGAATGATACACATAAGCCAAACAATGAATGACTACGTAAGCTTCAGCAAAGACAAAGCACTACTAGGAAAAGAATCCAAAAAAACACTAAAAGTAAACGACAAATGCAGAGCAAGAATCATATCAATATCATACAAAGACCTATCAAATCCAAAAATAGGATTGACAATGAGACAAGATGGGCTAGGCAAAGAAGAATGGATAGAACCAGACTTAGATAAAACAAAGACAAAAAAGAAATAG
- a CDS encoding DNA-directed RNA polymerase subunit E'', whose amino-acid sequence MGVKREVCKKTKKFMDDPKFKEHKAISGTTTNWQGRIYVVTPGKSDIAKIMGFEEQGEYAIKVR is encoded by the coding sequence ATGGGCGTAAAACGAGAAGTATGCAAAAAAACAAAAAAATTCATGGACGATCCAAAATTTAAAGAACACAAAGCAATATCAGGCACAACGACAAACTGGCAAGGAAGAATATATGTAGTAACCCCGGGAAAATCAGATATTGCTAAAATAATGGGCTTTGAAGAACAAGGAGAATACGCAATAAAAGTAAGATAA
- a CDS encoding 30S ribosomal protein S27ae, translating into MAAAKGGKAPAKKTEAKPKKKKRKPIHETYENGKSKNKTCPKCGPGVFLASHKDRATCGKCGYMEKK; encoded by the coding sequence ATGGCAGCAGCAAAAGGCGGAAAAGCACCAGCTAAAAAAACCGAAGCAAAACCTAAAAAGAAAAAAAGAAAACCAATCCACGAAACTTATGAAAACGGAAAATCAAAAAACAAAACCTGTCCTAAATGCGGGCCAGGAGTATTTTTAGCATCACACAAAGACAGAGCAACATGCGGCAAATGCGGATACATGGAAAAGAAATAA
- a CDS encoding ATP:cob(I)alamin adenosyltransferase, which produces MKVYTKVGDKGTTRTYSGKEIPKDDPIIIIGGKIDTLQASLDYAKIVLSDTEIIEIIEDVQKKLWQSAGEISQEGTEKLKEPITEENITTLEQNIDKYNQKIDFFIRFSKESSCRLNEARIRTRELEITMTQKHLEGKIRSEVYKYINRLSDLIYVLACKEEKQQ; this is translated from the coding sequence ATGAAAGTCTACACAAAAGTTGGAGATAAAGGAACAACAAGAACATATTCAGGAAAAGAAATACCTAAAGACGACCCAATCATAATAATTGGAGGAAAAATAGACACCCTACAGGCAAGTCTTGATTATGCAAAAATAGTTCTTTCAGATACAGAAATCATAGAAATTATTGAAGATGTTCAAAAGAAACTATGGCAAAGCGCAGGAGAAATCAGCCAGGAAGGAACAGAAAAACTCAAAGAACCAATAACAGAAGAAAACATAACAACTCTAGAGCAGAACATAGATAAATACAACCAAAAAATAGACTTCTTCATCAGGTTCTCAAAAGAATCTTCCTGTAGATTAAACGAAGCAAGAATAAGAACAAGAGAACTCGAAATAACAATGACACAAAAGCATCTAGAAGGAAAGATACGTTCAGAAGTCTACAAATACATAAACCGGCTTTCTGACCTAATCTACGTCTTAGCTTGCAAAGAAGAGAAACAACAATAA